A part of Gramella sp. MAR_2010_147 genomic DNA contains:
- the rlmH gene encoding 23S rRNA (pseudouridine(1915)-N(3))-methyltransferase RlmH — protein sequence MTIKLVCIGKTDKKELEALIKTYQKRLQHYIKFEFEIIPDLKKTKHLDENQQKSKEGELILSGFQNSDFVVLLDENGKQFSSESFSEYIQKRMNTGLKRLIFVIGGPYGFSEEVYKRADSKISLSKMTFSHQMVRVFFTEQLYRAFTILKNEPYHHR from the coding sequence ATGACGATAAAATTAGTCTGTATTGGGAAAACAGATAAAAAAGAACTGGAAGCGCTTATAAAGACCTATCAGAAAAGACTTCAGCATTATATAAAGTTTGAATTTGAAATAATACCAGATCTTAAGAAAACAAAACATCTGGATGAGAATCAACAAAAATCCAAGGAAGGAGAATTGATCCTTTCTGGATTTCAAAATTCAGATTTCGTTGTTTTGCTCGATGAAAACGGAAAACAGTTTTCTTCAGAAAGCTTTTCAGAATATATTCAGAAACGAATGAATACGGGCCTGAAAAGGCTCATTTTTGTAATTGGAGGGCCCTATGGTTTTTCAGAAGAAGTTTATAAAAGAGCTGATTCCAAAATCTCTCTTTCCAAAATGACATTTTCTCATCAAATGGTAAGAGTATTTTTTACTGAGCAATTGTACCGAGCCTTTACCATCTTAAAAAACGAACCCTATCACCATAGATAA
- a CDS encoding non-canonical purine NTP diphosphatase gives MKLVFATHNANKFREIQNLMPDDIELLSLSDIGCDEDIEETGDTIDENAMIKAEYVRNHYGYDCFADDTGLEVQSLAGAPGVYSARYAGEEKNDEANIEKLLSQLEKRDDRTARFKTVIALNLKKNQNLFTGICEGVILKEKRGTKGFGYDPIFLPDGFDKSFAEMDLNEKTKISHRGIAFRELMEYLSQ, from the coding sequence ATGAAATTAGTTTTTGCCACTCACAACGCAAATAAGTTCAGGGAAATTCAAAACCTTATGCCAGATGATATAGAACTGCTTTCACTTTCTGATATAGGATGTGATGAGGATATAGAAGAAACCGGGGACACCATTGACGAAAATGCCATGATTAAAGCTGAATATGTTAGAAATCACTATGGTTATGATTGTTTTGCTGATGATACAGGCCTGGAAGTTCAATCTTTAGCCGGAGCTCCCGGAGTTTATTCAGCGAGGTATGCTGGAGAGGAAAAAAACGACGAAGCCAATATAGAAAAATTATTGAGCCAGCTGGAAAAGCGTGATGATAGAACCGCGCGGTTTAAAACGGTGATAGCTCTTAATTTAAAGAAAAATCAAAATCTTTTCACTGGCATCTGTGAAGGGGTTATATTAAAGGAAAAAAGAGGCACTAAGGGTTTTGGATATGATCCTATTTTTCTTCCTGATGGATTTGATAAAAGTTTTGCGGAAATGGACCTGAACGAAAAAACTAAAATTAGTCATCGAGGTATCGCATTCAGAGAATTAATGGAGTATTTATCTCAGTAA
- a CDS encoding DEAD/DEAH box helicase, protein MNAFQKLGLDADLLKAIEDMGFETPSEVQEKSIPILLEKETDLVSLAQTGTGKTAAFGFPLIQKIDANSKKTQALILSPTRELCLQITNEIKNYSKYKKSLNVVAVYGGASITDQAKAIERGAQIIVATPGRMQDMIRRRLANISSIGYCVLDEADEMLNMGFYEDIKTILSHTPKEKKTWLFSATMPKEVAKIAKKFMTDPIEITVGSKNKGTSNVSHEYYLVNHRNRYDALKRLADANPEIFSVIFCRTKRDTQKVAEKLIEDGYNAAALHGDLSQNQRDLVMKSFRSRQIQMLVATDVAARGIDVDDITHVINYQLPDEIETYTHRSGRTGRAGKQGVSMVIISKSEVRKIRTVEKIIQQKFEEKTIPDGKEICKTQLFHLANDIKKTEINHDIDPYLPTINEALEDFSKEELIKKFFSVEFTRFFNYYEKAPDLSAETVGGRPEVSEGNTRYFINVGSKDGFDWMSLKDFLKEQLNLGRDDVFKVDVKASFSFFNTDEQHTDLILKTFSEFNHNGRFVNVEVTKDQKSDRGGRRRERGGGKRNGKSFKDNNKGDNFKGRRRTDKSDKKGPRKGSRNKNIENSVKRRRSKA, encoded by the coding sequence ATGAACGCATTCCAAAAACTTGGACTTGACGCAGACTTGCTTAAGGCCATAGAAGACATGGGGTTTGAAACTCCAAGTGAAGTACAGGAAAAATCAATCCCAATTTTATTAGAAAAAGAAACAGATCTTGTTTCTCTTGCACAAACCGGAACCGGTAAAACTGCCGCTTTTGGTTTTCCTCTTATTCAAAAGATCGATGCAAATTCTAAAAAGACCCAGGCATTAATTCTTTCTCCTACCAGAGAACTTTGTTTACAGATCACCAATGAAATAAAGAACTACTCGAAGTATAAAAAATCTTTGAATGTAGTTGCAGTATATGGTGGCGCAAGTATAACAGATCAGGCTAAAGCTATTGAAAGAGGTGCACAAATTATTGTAGCCACTCCAGGTAGAATGCAGGATATGATTAGAAGAAGATTAGCAAACATCTCTTCTATTGGGTATTGCGTCCTTGATGAGGCAGATGAGATGCTGAATATGGGATTCTATGAGGATATTAAGACTATTCTTTCGCATACACCTAAGGAAAAGAAAACATGGTTATTCTCTGCAACTATGCCTAAAGAGGTTGCTAAAATTGCTAAAAAATTCATGACAGATCCTATTGAGATTACTGTAGGATCTAAAAATAAGGGAACTTCCAATGTTTCTCATGAATATTACCTGGTAAATCACCGTAATAGATATGATGCTTTAAAAAGGCTTGCAGATGCTAATCCGGAGATATTCTCGGTGATTTTCTGTAGAACTAAAAGAGACACACAGAAGGTTGCTGAAAAGCTTATTGAAGATGGATATAATGCAGCGGCGCTTCACGGAGATCTAAGTCAGAATCAACGTGACCTGGTAATGAAAAGTTTTAGAAGCCGCCAGATACAGATGCTTGTGGCTACCGATGTTGCTGCACGTGGTATTGATGTAGATGATATTACTCACGTAATTAACTATCAATTACCCGATGAAATTGAAACCTATACACACCGTAGTGGTAGAACAGGTAGAGCCGGTAAGCAGGGTGTTTCTATGGTGATCATTTCAAAAAGTGAAGTTCGTAAGATAAGAACTGTTGAAAAGATCATTCAGCAAAAATTTGAAGAAAAGACCATTCCAGACGGAAAAGAGATTTGCAAAACCCAGCTTTTCCATTTAGCGAATGATATTAAGAAAACAGAGATCAATCACGATATTGACCCTTATTTACCAACGATAAATGAAGCACTGGAAGATTTCAGTAAAGAAGAACTGATAAAAAAATTCTTTTCTGTAGAATTCACAAGGTTCTTCAATTATTATGAGAAAGCACCAGATCTTAGTGCTGAAACTGTTGGAGGAAGACCTGAGGTTTCTGAAGGTAACACGAGATATTTCATCAATGTTGGATCTAAGGACGGATTTGACTGGATGAGCCTTAAAGATTTCCTGAAGGAACAATTGAACCTTGGAAGAGACGATGTTTTCAAAGTTGATGTGAAAGCCAGCTTTTCTTTCTTTAATACAGATGAGCAGCATACAGATCTTATTCTAAAAACTTTCAGCGAGTTTAACCATAATGGTAGATTTGTAAATGTTGAAGTTACCAAAGATCAGAAATCTGATCGAGGTGGTCGTAGAAGAGAACGCGGTGGCGGAAAAAGAAACGGAAAAAGTTTCAAAGACAACAACAAAGGTGACAACTTCAAAGGAAGAAGAAGGACTGATAAAAGTGATAAAAAAGGACCCAGAAAAGGAAGCCGAAATAAGAACATAGAGAATTCCGTAAAAAGAAGAAGATCTAAAGCTTAA
- a CDS encoding carboxypeptidase-like regulatory domain-containing protein: MKNTLLILSLLITGFLSAQDVVTGTVMNAANDKPIENVHIVNLNQVKGAVTKENGEFELQATVNDTLYFTYLGFRSIRVRVTNDWLKYGNVKVKMTELGFALEEVTVNSVKLTGYLEIDAKNIPIYDNYRYSISGLNSGYEGGDGSPNAVTKALRSLSNPADLVYNIFGTRPRQMRKLRQMKKDDNIRELLRNKFDRETLMALLQVNRAEIDEILNNCNYSEDFMKTANDLQILDAINSCYEEYKVLQKN; this comes from the coding sequence ATGAAAAACACCTTACTTATACTTTCCCTTTTAATTACGGGCTTTTTATCTGCTCAGGATGTCGTGACAGGAACTGTAATGAATGCTGCCAACGACAAACCTATAGAGAATGTGCATATTGTAAACCTCAATCAGGTAAAAGGAGCTGTTACTAAAGAAAATGGAGAATTTGAATTACAGGCAACTGTAAACGATACTCTTTATTTTACGTACCTGGGTTTTAGATCTATTCGTGTTAGGGTAACCAATGACTGGTTAAAATATGGTAATGTAAAGGTAAAAATGACCGAGTTAGGCTTTGCGCTTGAAGAAGTCACGGTGAACTCTGTAAAACTTACAGGCTACCTGGAAATAGATGCCAAAAATATTCCCATTTATGATAATTACAGATATAGTATTTCTGGCCTGAATAGCGGTTACGAGGGCGGTGATGGTTCTCCAAATGCCGTTACTAAAGCTTTGAGATCCCTGTCAAACCCTGCAGACCTGGTTTATAATATATTTGGCACCAGACCCCGGCAAATGCGAAAGCTTCGGCAAATGAAGAAGGATGATAATATTCGGGAACTTCTAAGGAATAAGTTTGATCGTGAAACATTAATGGCACTCCTTCAGGTTAATCGGGCTGAAATTGATGAGATCCTGAATAATTGCAATTATTCAGAAGATTTCATGAAGACGGCAAATGATCTTCAAATTCTTGATGCCATTAATAGCTGTTACGAAGAATATAAGGTACTTCAGAAAAATTAA
- a CDS encoding SRPBCC family protein translates to MTLFFYLIIALITFFAFLHAWVKKDYDISRTVVINKPREEIFTFVRQLKNQPLWNPWFQRDPNAIMRYKGNDGKVGASFYWKGNGKVGEGIQRITKAKQGRVYETKVLFIKPVKVNALTYIGVKELEAEKTKMVWGTKGHLAFPLTIISIFYSPEKALGEKFDQGLKDLKKLMETN, encoded by the coding sequence ATGACCCTGTTTTTTTATTTGATTATTGCGCTTATTACTTTTTTCGCATTCCTGCACGCGTGGGTAAAGAAGGATTATGATATTAGCAGGACTGTGGTGATAAATAAGCCCAGAGAAGAGATTTTTACTTTTGTAAGACAGCTTAAAAATCAGCCTTTGTGGAATCCCTGGTTTCAGAGAGATCCAAATGCCATTATGAGGTATAAAGGAAATGACGGGAAAGTAGGAGCCAGCTTTTACTGGAAAGGAAACGGAAAAGTTGGTGAGGGGATTCAGCGAATTACCAAAGCTAAACAGGGAAGAGTTTACGAAACCAAAGTTCTTTTTATAAAACCGGTAAAAGTTAATGCACTCACTTATATAGGTGTAAAGGAGTTAGAAGCTGAAAAAACCAAAATGGTATGGGGTACTAAAGGTCATTTGGCATTTCCGCTAACCATTATAAGTATTTTCTACTCTCCAGAAAAAGCCCTGGGTGAAAAATTTGATCAGGGTTTGAAAGATCTTAAAAAGTTAATGGAAACTAATTAA
- a CDS encoding RNA methyltransferase — protein MKEQKILDYLQGYLTPRRKALFEQVLAQRTDYLTVVAQDVYQLHNTSAVVRSCDVFGIQNIHVIEERIPRRIDKEIAMGAQKWVDINRYSSTTDCVKSLRAKGYQIVATSPHKDSQLLEDFDISKPAALFFGTEKDGLSDEILNEADATIKIPMVGFTESLNISVSAAIILQSLTTKLRNSDIPWEFTEEEKNRIRMDWTRKTVKNSEEIIEHFLNQ, from the coding sequence ATGAAAGAACAAAAGATCTTAGATTACCTTCAGGGATATCTTACCCCAAGAAGAAAAGCTTTATTCGAGCAAGTTCTGGCGCAGCGCACAGATTATTTAACTGTTGTAGCACAGGACGTCTATCAACTACATAATACCAGCGCCGTAGTGAGAAGCTGCGACGTTTTTGGAATTCAAAATATTCATGTTATAGAAGAGAGAATTCCGCGTAGAATAGATAAGGAAATTGCAATGGGCGCGCAGAAATGGGTAGACATCAATAGATATAGTTCTACAACAGATTGTGTGAAAAGTTTAAGGGCAAAAGGATATCAAATTGTTGCCACCAGTCCGCATAAAGATTCTCAGTTGCTGGAAGATTTTGATATTTCAAAACCGGCAGCTCTTTTCTTCGGAACAGAGAAAGACGGTTTGTCTGATGAGATTTTAAATGAAGCCGATGCAACTATTAAGATTCCAATGGTTGGTTTTACAGAAAGTCTCAATATTTCTGTTTCTGCAGCTATTATTTTACAAAGTTTAACTACCAAGCTAAGAAATTCAGACATTCCATGGGAATTTACCGAGGAGGAAAAAAATAGGATCAGAATGGATTGGACCAGGAAAACAGTAAAAAATTCAGAAGAGATCATAGAACACTTTTTGAATCAGTAA
- a CDS encoding NAD-dependent deacylase, with protein MKTILVLTGAGISAESGIKTFRDAEGLWEGHDVMEVASPLGWKNNQDLVLDFYNQRRKQLLQVTPNAAHHALVDLQKSYDVQIVTQNIDDLHERAGSSNVTHLHGELLKARSTFDENLVMDWKKDINTGDFCEHNFQLRPHVVWFGEAVPMFQKAAEIARTADIVIVIGTSMQVYPAAGLVDFVPDHAPVYFVDPNPNIPESRQLKILREKAAEGVPRLVESLLTEADEN; from the coding sequence ATGAAAACTATTTTAGTTCTAACCGGTGCCGGAATAAGCGCCGAAAGCGGGATAAAAACATTTAGAGATGCAGAGGGATTATGGGAAGGTCATGATGTTATGGAAGTCGCTTCTCCATTGGGATGGAAAAACAACCAGGATTTAGTTCTTGATTTTTATAATCAAAGAAGAAAACAATTATTACAGGTAACACCAAATGCAGCACATCATGCTCTTGTAGATCTTCAAAAAAGTTATGATGTTCAAATTGTAACTCAAAATATTGATGATCTTCACGAAAGAGCCGGCAGCTCAAATGTAACACATCTTCATGGAGAATTACTCAAAGCCAGAAGTACCTTTGATGAAAATCTGGTAATGGACTGGAAAAAAGATATAAATACAGGCGATTTTTGTGAGCATAACTTTCAACTACGACCTCACGTGGTTTGGTTTGGAGAAGCGGTGCCAATGTTTCAGAAAGCAGCTGAGATCGCCAGAACAGCTGATATAGTTATTGTAATTGGCACCTCGATGCAGGTTTATCCGGCAGCCGGACTCGTAGATTTTGTGCCAGATCACGCTCCGGTTTATTTCGTAGATCCAAATCCAAATATCCCCGAAAGCAGACAGCTGAAAATATTAAGGGAAAAAGCTGCAGAAGGTGTTCCCAGACTTGTAGAAAGTTTATTGACTGAAGCGGATGAAAATTGA
- the purB gene encoding adenylosuccinate lyase, producing MTSLSAISPIDGRYRSKTEQLSAYFSEEALIKYRILVEVEYFIALYEEKLPQLQDVDTKNFKKLRELYKNFTPLDAQAIKKIEKITNHDVKAVEYFLKEEFDKLGMETSKEFIHFGLTSQDINNTAIPLSLKDAIDEVYMPSLNEIVEKLESLSSEWKDIPLLARTHGQPASPTRLGKEISVFVQRLKEQIKLLEQVPHAAKFGGATGNYNAHKVAYPATNWKKFGSNFVENTLGLHHSFPTTQIEHYDHTAALFDALKRINNILLDLDRDIWTYVSMDYFKQKIKKGEIGSSAMPHKVNPIDFENSEGNLGIANAIFEHLSAKLPVSRLQRDLTDSTVLRNIGVPVGHTLIAFKSTLKGLNKLLLNKEKLNEDLENNWAVVAEAIQTILRREGFKNPYEALKGLTRTNERITEKSMSEFIDQLEVSDEIKNELHKITPQNYTGI from the coding sequence ATGACATCCCTTTCAGCAATTTCACCTATAGATGGACGATACAGGTCTAAAACAGAACAACTTTCAGCCTATTTTAGTGAAGAAGCTCTTATAAAATATCGAATTCTTGTTGAAGTTGAATACTTCATAGCACTTTATGAAGAGAAATTACCTCAGTTACAGGATGTGGATACCAAAAATTTCAAAAAATTAAGGGAGTTATACAAGAATTTTACCCCGCTCGACGCACAGGCGATTAAAAAGATTGAAAAAATCACTAATCATGATGTTAAAGCTGTAGAATACTTTCTAAAGGAAGAATTTGACAAACTGGGGATGGAAACCTCCAAGGAATTCATTCATTTCGGGCTAACCTCTCAGGATATTAATAACACAGCAATTCCATTAAGCCTTAAAGATGCTATTGATGAAGTTTATATGCCTTCTTTAAATGAAATTGTTGAAAAACTGGAGTCTCTTTCTTCTGAATGGAAAGATATTCCACTTTTAGCCAGAACCCATGGACAACCTGCTTCTCCAACCCGCTTAGGCAAAGAGATTTCAGTATTTGTTCAAAGGCTTAAAGAACAAATTAAATTATTAGAACAGGTTCCGCACGCAGCCAAATTTGGTGGGGCCACAGGAAATTACAACGCTCATAAAGTTGCTTATCCAGCAACTAACTGGAAAAAATTTGGAAGTAATTTTGTAGAAAATACACTTGGCCTGCACCACTCTTTTCCTACCACACAGATAGAACATTACGATCATACCGCGGCTTTGTTCGATGCTTTAAAAAGAATCAATAACATTCTTTTAGATCTGGACCGGGATATATGGACATATGTCTCTATGGATTATTTTAAGCAAAAGATAAAAAAGGGAGAAATTGGTTCCTCTGCGATGCCACATAAAGTAAATCCTATCGATTTTGAAAATAGTGAAGGAAACCTTGGAATTGCAAATGCAATATTTGAACACCTTTCAGCGAAACTCCCGGTAAGTAGATTACAAAGAGATTTGACAGATAGTACAGTTTTGAGAAATATTGGTGTTCCTGTTGGTCATACCCTTATTGCATTTAAATCTACTTTGAAAGGCTTGAACAAGCTTTTACTGAATAAAGAGAAATTGAATGAGGACCTTGAGAATAACTGGGCAGTAGTTGCAGAAGCAATTCAAACCATTTTGAGAAGGGAAGGCTTTAAAAATCCGTATGAAGCATTGAAGGGCCTTACAAGGACTAATGAGAGAATTACAGAAAAAAGCATGTCTGAATTCATTGACCAGTTGGAGGTTTCTGATGAAATTAAAAACGAACTCCATAAGATTACTCCACAAAACTATACAGGTATATAA
- a CDS encoding DUF4252 domain-containing protein, which produces MKSLKILIAILFTVVLTSCNNEQSLQKYYVENQENTDFLALDIPTSMFANSESLEMDEKETLQSIKKINVLALKKEENPEKFEEEKVKLAEIFKNEKYQLLMKYGGGDRKAELYFTGKDDAIDELIVYGYDNEQGLGVARVLGEDMNPQKIMELMKSLDKDNIDIEGIKGLGKIFGDSSKEKDSVRIETKIEVGDKAQEASEENDTTKM; this is translated from the coding sequence ATGAAATCATTAAAAATTTTAATTGCCATTCTATTTACAGTTGTATTAACATCCTGTAATAATGAGCAAAGTCTTCAGAAATATTATGTTGAAAATCAGGAAAACACAGATTTTTTAGCACTGGATATTCCTACCAGTATGTTCGCTAACAGTGAATCCTTGGAGATGGATGAGAAAGAAACCTTACAGAGTATAAAAAAGATCAATGTACTTGCATTGAAAAAGGAGGAGAATCCAGAAAAATTTGAAGAAGAGAAGGTTAAGCTCGCTGAAATTTTTAAAAATGAAAAGTATCAGTTGCTAATGAAGTATGGAGGAGGCGATAGAAAAGCTGAATTATACTTTACAGGAAAAGATGATGCTATAGATGAGCTAATTGTTTATGGATATGATAATGAGCAGGGCCTGGGTGTAGCAAGAGTTCTAGGTGAAGATATGAATCCGCAAAAGATAATGGAGCTTATGAAATCTCTGGATAAGGACAATATAGATATAGAGGGAATTAAAGGGCTTGGTAAAATTTTTGGAGATTCTTCTAAAGAAAAAGATTCTGTGAGAATAGAGACTAAAATCGAAGTTGGAGATAAAGCACAAGAGGCTTCAGAAGAAAATGACACTACTAAAATGTAG
- a CDS encoding DUF4252 domain-containing protein — translation MNRLIITLLLAMAPMFSQSQNFEKYEDMKDVDAMVMTSKMFKMLAKVDLSENDPEAREYMKLIENLDRIQIYKSSNSNVMSQMETDVKSYLQKGSLEELMRVNDGGQNIKFYSLPGKNDNYVRELFMFLEGSEGDKPMTVILSITGEIDLSQLSKLTSDLKVPGAEELKKANKKS, via the coding sequence ATGAATAGATTAATAATTACCCTCCTGCTGGCAATGGCTCCCATGTTTTCACAATCTCAGAATTTTGAGAAATATGAAGATATGAAAGATGTGGATGCTATGGTGATGACCAGTAAAATGTTCAAAATGCTGGCAAAAGTAGATTTGAGCGAGAACGATCCAGAAGCAAGGGAATATATGAAGCTTATAGAAAACTTGGATCGTATCCAGATTTATAAGTCTTCTAATTCTAATGTAATGTCACAGATGGAAACCGATGTGAAATCTTATCTTCAAAAAGGTTCTTTGGAAGAACTGATGCGAGTAAATGATGGTGGCCAGAACATTAAGTTTTACTCTTTACCCGGCAAAAATGATAATTATGTACGGGAGTTATTCATGTTCCTTGAAGGTTCTGAAGGGGATAAGCCAATGACCGTGATCTTAAGTATTACCGGTGAAATTGATTTATCTCAATTATCTAAGTTAACATCAGACCTTAAAGTACCAGGTGCTGAAGAATTAAAGAAAGCCAACAAAAAATCATAA
- a CDS encoding sigma-70 family RNA polymerase sigma factor, with translation MKERTFLNILDPVKDKMYRLALRLLTSREAAEDATQEVILKLWNRKDKINHYANIEAFAMTVTKNYCLDQLKLKQNNNLRIVHQNYESNSISLQSEIEVNDEMEWLGRIVATLPEQQKLIFQLRDIEQYDYNEIAKIMNMEQTAIRVALSRARKAIRENLIKKHNYGIK, from the coding sequence ATGAAAGAACGAACCTTCCTTAATATTTTAGATCCTGTAAAGGATAAAATGTATCGATTGGCTCTAAGACTGTTAACTTCTAGGGAAGCAGCCGAAGATGCCACACAGGAAGTGATTCTGAAATTATGGAACCGGAAAGATAAAATCAATCATTATGCCAATATTGAAGCATTTGCAATGACGGTTACGAAAAATTACTGTTTGGATCAATTAAAATTGAAACAAAACAACAATTTGCGAATAGTTCATCAAAATTATGAAAGTAATAGTATATCTCTTCAGTCTGAAATTGAAGTGAATGATGAAATGGAGTGGTTAGGCAGGATTGTTGCCACATTACCAGAACAGCAAAAGCTGATATTTCAATTAAGGGATATAGAACAATATGATTACAATGAGATCGCTAAGATCATGAATATGGAACAGACTGCCATAAGGGTTGCTTTATCCAGGGCAAGAAAAGCGATCAGGGAGAATTTAATTAAAAAACACAACTATGGAATTAAATAG
- a CDS encoding S41 family peptidase gives MRIYNYLMLFVFAGTLFTSCSSNDDSPTTPDPQPGPEQNLELEIKDFVWKGMNEIYVYKSQVPELGDDFFATQSDLEAYLEEWDSPEDLFYDGLTITQDRFSFITEDYVALENSFAGISETTGVEFRLYRFSGSDNLFGVVRYIIPGSNAESEDIERGDFFRRLNGMDLTIENYQEILASSSITFEIAKLEDNTVTPTGESVTINTQTITENPILVSKVIDVNGSNVGYLMYNSFVADFDDELNAAFAEFKSQNITDLILDLRYNGGGRVSSATRLASMITGQFTGEIFAKQQWNEDYQNFFLENDPDRLFNRFTETLEGGEAINSLNLTKLYTIVSSSTASASELVANGLAPYIEVVNVGGMTVGKSQASVTLYDSSNFGKSGANPDHKYAIQPLVYESVNANDQGVPFDGITPDEEIIEDVANMGVLGEESDPLLKRALDVIAGNRRSFSDQSKAYWYNEFSESGVNSPAYRRMYIDKLPELEGKTKRLDLDKK, from the coding sequence ATGAGAATATATAATTATTTGATGCTTTTTGTCTTTGCGGGGACATTATTTACTTCATGTTCCAGTAACGATGATTCACCTACAACACCAGACCCACAACCGGGACCCGAGCAAAACCTGGAACTTGAAATAAAAGACTTTGTTTGGAAAGGAATGAATGAGATCTATGTTTATAAAAGTCAGGTGCCAGAACTAGGAGACGACTTTTTTGCGACTCAAAGTGACCTGGAGGCCTATCTGGAAGAATGGGATTCCCCAGAAGATCTTTTCTATGATGGTCTTACCATAACACAAGATCGTTTTAGCTTTATTACAGAAGATTATGTTGCCCTGGAAAATAGTTTTGCAGGTATTTCTGAAACCACAGGAGTAGAATTCAGACTTTATAGATTTTCTGGAAGTGATAATCTATTTGGCGTAGTTAGATATATAATTCCTGGCAGTAATGCTGAATCTGAAGATATTGAAAGAGGAGATTTTTTCAGAAGACTGAATGGAATGGATTTAACTATTGAAAATTATCAGGAAATTCTAGCAAGTAGTTCTATTACTTTTGAAATCGCTAAACTTGAAGACAATACAGTAACTCCCACTGGAGAATCTGTTACTATCAATACCCAGACTATCACAGAGAACCCTATTTTAGTTAGTAAGGTTATTGATGTGAACGGTTCTAATGTAGGTTATTTGATGTATAATAGTTTTGTTGCAGATTTTGATGATGAATTAAATGCCGCTTTTGCTGAATTTAAAAGTCAGAACATTACAGACCTAATTTTAGATTTGAGATATAATGGTGGTGGTAGAGTAAGTTCTGCTACCAGACTGGCCAGTATGATAACCGGTCAGTTCACCGGAGAGATATTTGCAAAACAGCAGTGGAATGAGGATTATCAAAACTTTTTTCTTGAGAATGATCCTGATAGATTATTTAACAGATTTACCGAAACTCTTGAAGGCGGAGAAGCAATTAACAGCCTGAATCTTACAAAACTATATACTATTGTATCCTCTTCAACAGCATCTGCAAGCGAACTTGTTGCAAATGGTTTAGCTCCTTATATCGAGGTGGTAAATGTTGGTGGAATGACGGTTGGAAAATCTCAGGCTTCTGTTACCCTTTACGACTCCAGTAATTTTGGAAAAAGCGGAGCAAATCCAGATCATAAATATGCGATTCAGCCTTTAGTGTATGAGTCTGTCAACGCAAATGATCAGGGTGTTCCTTTTGATGGTATTACTCCAGACGAAGAGATTATAGAAGATGTTGCTAATATGGGTGTTCTGGGAGAGGAGTCAGATCCTTTATTGAAAAGAGCTCTTGATGTTATTGCCGGGAACAGAAGATCATTTAGTGATCAGTCTAAAGCATACTGGTATAACGAGTTTAGCGAATCTGGTGTTAACAGTCCCGCTTATCGCAGAATGTATATTGACAAGCTTCCTGAACTGGAGGGAAAAACCAAAAGACTTGATCTGGACAAAAAATAA